The following are from one region of the Salmo salar chromosome ssa27, Ssal_v3.1, whole genome shotgun sequence genome:
- the LOC106588238 gene encoding free fatty acid receptor 3 produces MPITHLLLSVYIATFLIGVPANILAFCTFCQKVRRKPAPIDILLLNLTISDLIFLAFLPFKIKEAVDDMNWNLPFFLCPVTGFLFYSTIYNSTLLLTAVSVERYLGVAFPIRYALCHRPRYAVVASIICWVVSSLNLSVVYIVPCSQWIYSNGTIIDDPPTTCYLNFTQDQLSILLPVRLELFLVLFCVPFLVCTFCYVNFIRILSRLPNIGRRRRLRAIGLALGTLLVFALCFGPYNVSHVVGFVRKDSESWRDVALLSSTLNACLDPIIFYFSSVAVRSMLSHCFRSFVATLHILKCERGQV; encoded by the coding sequence ATGCCGATCACTCATCTGTTGCTGTCTGTTTACATTGCCACCTTCCTGATCGGGGTACCTGCCAACATCCTAGCATTCTGCACCTTTTGCCAAAAGGTGCGCCGCAAACCTGCCCCCATCGACATCCTGCTACTCAACCTGACCATCTCCGACCTCATCTTTCTCGCTTTCCTGCCCTTCAAGATAAAGGAGGCTGTTGATGACATGAACTGGAACCTCCCCTTCTTCTTGTGTCCAGTCACTGGTTTCCTGTTCTACTCCACCATCTACAACAGCACCCTCCTCCTGACCGCGGTGAGTGTGGAGCGCTACCTTGGTGTAGCCTTCCCTATCAGATACGCCCTGTGTCACAGGCCACGCTATGCTGTGGTGGCCAGCATCATATGTTGGGTGGTGTCATCACTGAACCTTAGCGTTGTGTACATTGTGCCCTGCTCCCAATGGATATATAGCAATGGGACCATTATAGACGATCCCCCGACAACGTGCTACCTGAACTTCACCCAAGACCAGCTCAGCATCCTTCTCCCAGTGCGTCTGGAGCTATTCCTGGTCCTCTTCTGCGTCCCCTTCCTGGTCTGCACCTTCTGCTATGTCAACTTCATCCGTATCCTGTCTCGGCTGCCCAACATTGGGCGGCGGCGGCGCCTGCGGGCCATTGGGCTGGCACTGGGCACCCTGTTGGTGTTTGCCCTCTGCTTTGGGCCCTACAACGTATCCCACGTGGTGGGGTTCGTCCGGAAAGACagcgagagttggagggatgTAGCGTTGCTCTCCAGTACCCTCAACGCCTGCCTGGACCCCATCATCTTCTACTTCTCCTCGGTGGCTGTCAGGAGCATGCTCAGTCACTGCTTCAGGAGCTTCGTGGCTACACTACACATTTTAAAGTGTGAGAGGGGTCAAGTCTGA